A section of the Pseudophryne corroboree isolate aPseCor3 chromosome 11, aPseCor3.hap2, whole genome shotgun sequence genome encodes:
- the LOC134970179 gene encoding uncharacterized protein DDB_G0271670-like, with product SSSSSSSSSSSSSSSSSSSSSSSSSSSSSSSSSSSSSSSSSSSSSSSSSSSSSSSSSSSSSSSSSSSSSSSSSSSSSSSSSSSSSSSSSSSSSSSSSSSSSSSSSSSSSSSSSSSSSSSSSSSSSSSSSSSSSSSSSSSSSSSSSSSSSSSSSTSSNSSSSSSRISSSSSSSSSSSSSSRISSSSSSSSSSSSSTSSNSSSSSSRISSSSSSSSSSSSSSSSSSSSSSSSSSSSSSSSSSSSSSSSSSSSSSSSSSSSSSSSSSSSSSSSSSSSSSSSSSSSSSSSSSSSSSSSSSSSSSSSSSSSSSSSSSSSSSSSSSSSS from the coding sequence agtagtagtagtagcagcagtagtagtagtagtagtagcagtagtagtagtagtagtagtagtagtagtagtagcagcagtagtagcagcagtagtagtagtagtagtagtagtagtagtagcagcagtagtagtagtagtagtagtagtagtagtagcagcagtagtagtagtagtagtagcagcagtagtagtagtagtagtagtagcagcagtagtagtagtagtagtagtagtagtagtagtagcagcagtagtagtagtagtagtagcagtagtagtagtagtagtagtagtagcagcagcagtagtagtagtagtagtagtagcagtagtagtagtagtagtagtagtagtagcagcagtagtagtagtagtagcagtagtagtagtagtagtagtagtagcagtagtagtagtagtagtagcagtagtagtagcagtagtagtagtagtagtaccagcagcaatagtagtagtagcagcagtagaattagtagcagtagtagtagtagtagtagtagtagtagcagcagtagaattagtagcagtagtagtagtagtagtagtagtagtagtagtaccagcagcaatagtagtagtagcagcagtagaattagtagtagtagtagtagtagtagtagtagtagcagtagtagtagtagtagtagtagtagtagtagtagcagtagtagtagtagtagtagtagtagtagcagtagtagtagtagtagtagcagtagtagcagtagtagtagtagtagtagcagcagtagtagtagtagtagtagcagtagtagtagtagtagtagtagtagcagcagtagtagtagtagtagtagtagcagtagtagtagtagtagtagtagtagtagtagtagtagtagcagcagtagtagtagtagtagtagtagtagtagtagtagtagcagtagtagtagtagtagtagtagtagtagcagcagtagt